A genome region from Triticum aestivum cultivar Chinese Spring chromosome 2B, IWGSC CS RefSeq v2.1, whole genome shotgun sequence includes the following:
- the LOC123041527 gene encoding putative protein Brevis radix-like 5 — protein MHACFHGGGGGGSGRTKTISIIRDLTKNMKSMSLKMKAGGGGGNARARRRRRKGAEGEEDLEPQDKDVAAASASAKIAPEEREGKTRAPCDRCRSGLEDVPEEGGEEEAAAAADHTTGEEQSDGEWVAEPEPGVLMTLVSRPDGTNHLRKLRFREELFDGPRAAQRWWADNYDSIVELYSIVQSTGGSHEEEDAEDGIDDDEPATPCQSEDDHHQPRRWPRLGCDSASTSAGPSSGSGSGSGSGGGSASTVGSPILGLVVATPPNNSGSRGERGPGQAQSHKHKCRSLHIN, from the exons ATGCACGCGtgcttccatggcggcggcggcggcggcagcggcaggacCAAGACCATCAGCATCATCAGGGACCTCACCAAGAAC aTGAAGTCCATGTCGCTCAAGatgaaggcgggcggcggcgggggcaacgcgcgggcgaggcgacggcggcggaaaGGGGCGGAGGGGGAGGAGGACCTGGAGCCGCAGGACAAGGAcgtcgcggcggcgtccgcgtccgCCAAGATCGCGCCGGAGGAGCGAGAGGGGAAGACGCGTGCGCCATGCGACCGGTGCCGCTCCGGCCTCGAAGACGTCCCCgaggaggggggagaggaggaggcggcggcggcggcggaccatACGACCGGGGAGGAGCAGAGCGACGGCGAGTGGGTGGCGGAGCCGGAGCCCGGGGTGCTGATGACGCTGGTGTCGCGCCCCGACGGCACCAACCACCTCCGCAAGCTGAGGTTCCGGGAGGAGCTGTTCGACGGGCCCCGGGCGGCGCAGCGCTGGTGGGCGGACAACTACGACAGCATCGTCGAGCTCTACAGCATCGTGCAATCCACCGGAGGGTCGCACGAGGAGGAGGACGCTGAGGACGGCATCGACGACGACGAGCCCGCGACGCCATGCCAGTCCGAGGACGACCACCACCAGCCGCGGCGGTGGCCGCGTCTGGGGTGCGATTCGGCTTCCACCTCGGCCGGCCCGTCCAGCGGAAGCggaagcggcagcggcagcggcggtgggtcGGCCAGCACCGTGGGCTCGCCCATACTGGGCCTCGTCGTCGCCACGCCTCCTAACAACAGTGGCAGCAGGGGTGAGAGAGGCCCAGGCCAAGCACAATCACACAAACACAAGTGTCGTTCCTTGCACATAAATTAG